From one Fodinicurvata sp. EGI_FJ10296 genomic stretch:
- a CDS encoding hydantoinase/carbamoylase family amidase — protein MMTDNSFSFATRLLDGLEKETGDPSGRGMTRIAYGPGEEFAHGLFAELAREIGATVIHDAAGNTIAHINGKDPALPVVVTGSHLDSVRQGGNVDGAAGVAAGLACLKEAADRPGERGLSVVAFRGEESCWFPHSYIGSRMALGRLPAEQLELLRRSDTGRTLASHIDECGYDSAAVKRGEALLTPEKIDSFFEMHIEQGPVLETAGIPVGVVSAIAGGHRFRDMTVTGVWAHAGAEPRTYRHDAMAATAAFIDQTNTIWRGMEEDGDFLLVTFGIVQTDPELNAFSRIPGKVNVTIDIRAIEAEALKRFMDRLYTLIDTISETFGVDFKIGGDSGPPIRAMDDGLVALLEKSADEADIKTLTMPSGAGHDAAAFSEAGIPTAMVFIRSQNGSHNPDESMRIDDFRLACEVMGRAIARRRERRHGSGE, from the coding sequence ATGATGACCGACAACAGCTTTTCCTTTGCGACACGGTTGCTCGACGGCCTGGAGAAGGAAACCGGCGATCCGTCCGGACGGGGCATGACCCGGATCGCCTATGGCCCCGGAGAAGAATTCGCCCATGGCCTTTTCGCCGAACTGGCGCGTGAAATCGGGGCAACCGTAATCCACGATGCCGCCGGCAACACGATCGCCCATATCAACGGCAAGGATCCGGCCCTGCCCGTCGTCGTCACGGGCAGTCATCTGGACAGTGTTCGTCAGGGCGGCAATGTCGACGGCGCCGCTGGCGTGGCGGCGGGGCTTGCCTGCCTGAAAGAAGCCGCCGACCGGCCCGGCGAACGCGGGCTGTCGGTCGTCGCCTTCCGGGGTGAGGAAAGCTGCTGGTTTCCGCATTCATATATCGGCTCGCGCATGGCGCTGGGCCGTCTGCCGGCCGAACAGCTCGAACTGCTGCGCCGGTCCGATACCGGCCGCACGCTGGCCTCTCATATCGATGAATGCGGCTATGATTCAGCGGCGGTCAAACGCGGCGAAGCGCTCCTGACACCTGAGAAGATCGACAGCTTTTTCGAAATGCATATCGAGCAAGGGCCGGTTCTGGAAACGGCGGGAATTCCGGTCGGCGTGGTGAGCGCAATTGCCGGCGGCCATCGCTTCCGTGACATGACGGTAACGGGCGTCTGGGCCCATGCCGGTGCGGAACCCCGGACCTATCGGCACGACGCCATGGCCGCCACAGCCGCCTTCATCGACCAAACGAACACCATCTGGCGGGGGATGGAGGAAGACGGCGACTTTCTTCTGGTCACGTTCGGAATCGTTCAAACGGATCCCGAACTGAACGCGTTCAGCCGCATTCCCGGAAAGGTCAATGTGACCATCGATATCCGGGCCATCGAGGCGGAGGCCCTGAAGCGATTCATGGACCGGCTATACACCTTGATCGACACGATTTCAGAGACGTTCGGTGTCGACTTCAAGATTGGCGGTGACAGTGGGCCGCCGATCCGCGCCATGGACGATGGTCTGGTGGCTTTGCTGGAGAAAAGCGCCGACGAAGCCGACATCAAGACCCTGACCATGCCCAGCGGTGCCGGCCATGATGCGGCGGCCTTTTCCGAGGCCGGTATCCCAACGGCCATGGTCTTCATTCGAAGCCAGAATGGCAGCCACAACCCGGATGAGTCGATGCGGATCGACGATTTCCGCCTGGCCTGCGAGGTGATGGGCCGGGCCATCGCCAGGCGCCGGGAACGCCGGCATGGATCGGGAGAATAG
- a CDS encoding M20 family metallopeptidase, with translation MTTAPSGLTLTRDLLAFDTVSPPGNERPCVEHIAGLLKPAGFDLAFHEFAPGRPSLVATLPADGPADRAPIAYSGHVDTVPLGRAPWSVDPFAGEVRDGRLYGRGSSDMKSGVAACVLAGLALSQRSGRRADVVLVISAGEETGCEGVMHLARTPGALPQLGALVVAEPTDNRPMVGHKGALWLTLGFEGVTAHGSMPEKGDNAIFKACAAVTKLQQFAFGVSPHPVMGGLSLNVGTMSAGLNINSVPDSAEIGVDIRTVVGQTNAEARMQLDAVLEGAARFTTLTDMDHVYTDPETPWMQRAFELWAQDFGRSPSVETATYFTDASVLKPACGNPPTLIMGPGPMAMAHQTDEYCDVDAIDACTDYFVRLGLDHVA, from the coding sequence ATGACGACGGCGCCGAGCGGACTGACCCTCACCCGCGACCTCCTCGCCTTCGATACCGTGAGCCCGCCGGGCAACGAGCGTCCTTGCGTCGAGCATATCGCCGGTCTGCTGAAGCCTGCCGGATTCGATCTGGCATTTCACGAGTTCGCGCCCGGACGGCCCAGCCTGGTGGCGACGCTGCCGGCCGATGGTCCCGCCGACAGGGCGCCGATCGCCTATTCCGGTCATGTCGACACGGTGCCACTGGGCCGTGCCCCATGGTCGGTCGACCCGTTTGCCGGTGAGGTGCGCGACGGGCGCCTGTATGGGCGCGGATCCAGCGACATGAAAAGCGGTGTCGCCGCTTGCGTGCTTGCGGGTCTGGCGCTGTCCCAGCGCAGCGGCCGGCGCGCCGACGTCGTGCTTGTCATCAGCGCCGGTGAGGAAACGGGATGCGAGGGTGTTATGCATCTGGCCCGGACGCCGGGCGCTTTGCCGCAACTGGGGGCACTGGTGGTCGCCGAGCCGACCGACAACCGCCCGATGGTCGGGCACAAGGGCGCGCTGTGGCTGACGCTCGGCTTCGAGGGCGTTACCGCTCATGGCTCGATGCCGGAAAAGGGCGACAACGCGATCTTCAAGGCCTGCGCGGCGGTGACGAAACTGCAGCAGTTCGCCTTCGGCGTTTCGCCCCACCCCGTGATGGGCGGGCTGAGCCTGAATGTCGGCACCATGTCAGCCGGGCTGAATATCAACTCCGTGCCCGATTCCGCCGAAATCGGTGTCGATATCCGCACCGTCGTCGGTCAGACCAACGCCGAGGCGCGAATGCAGCTCGATGCCGTGCTGGAAGGGGCGGCGCGTTTCACGACACTGACCGACATGGACCATGTCTATACCGATCCCGAAACGCCCTGGATGCAGCGGGCGTTTGAATTATGGGCGCAGGATTTCGGCCGGTCGCCATCGGTCGAGACCGCGACCTATTTCACCGATGCCTCCGTCCTGAAACCGGCCTGCGGCAACCCGCCGACGCTGATCATGGGGCCGGGCCCCATGGCCATGGCGCATCAGACCGACGAATACTGTGACGTCGACGCCATTGACGCCTGCACCGATTATTTCGTGCGCCTGGGGCTGGACCATGTCGCGTAG
- a CDS encoding dipeptide ABC transporter ATP-binding protein translates to MSMDTETIDATTGPRAQGAAAPEPPLLDVRNLKKHFPITSGLFGRESARVYAVDGISFSVARGETLGVVGESGCGKSTAGKTILKLIEPTSGEIRLNGHDITRFSRAQMHPYRRQMQVIFQDPYASLNQRMRARDIVAEPLGNYPEGASAKVRAERAAALFERVGLRQDFLHRYPHEFSGGQRQRLGIARALALNPELIIADEPVSALDVSVQAQVINLMMDLQEEFNLSYLFIAHDLAVVQHISHRIAVMYLGRVVEITDKRSLFKNPQHPYTEALLAAAPLPNPRRRGKRTILTGDVPSPMNPPRGCHFNTRCPYAVKRCFEEEPLLREVAPGHQAACHLR, encoded by the coding sequence ATGAGCATGGATACCGAAACCATCGACGCGACGACCGGCCCGCGCGCACAGGGCGCCGCCGCGCCCGAACCGCCGCTGCTGGACGTGCGCAACCTGAAAAAGCATTTCCCGATCACCAGCGGCCTGTTCGGGCGGGAGTCCGCGCGCGTCTATGCCGTCGACGGTATCAGCTTTTCCGTCGCCCGGGGCGAGACGCTGGGCGTGGTCGGAGAGTCCGGTTGCGGCAAGTCGACGGCGGGCAAGACAATCCTGAAGCTGATCGAGCCGACATCGGGCGAGATCCGGCTGAACGGGCACGACATCACGCGGTTCAGCCGGGCGCAGATGCATCCGTATCGGCGCCAGATGCAGGTCATTTTTCAGGACCCGTATGCCTCGCTCAATCAGCGCATGCGCGCGCGGGACATCGTTGCCGAACCGCTGGGCAATTATCCCGAGGGGGCGTCGGCAAAGGTACGGGCCGAGCGGGCGGCGGCGCTCTTCGAGCGCGTCGGATTGCGCCAGGACTTTCTCCATCGCTATCCGCACGAGTTCTCCGGCGGTCAGCGCCAGCGGCTGGGCATAGCACGGGCGCTGGCCCTGAACCCGGAACTGATCATTGCCGACGAACCGGTGTCGGCGCTGGACGTTTCGGTTCAGGCTCAGGTCATCAACCTGATGATGGACCTGCAGGAAGAGTTCAATCTGTCTTACCTGTTCATCGCGCATGATCTGGCCGTGGTTCAACACATCAGCCACCGCATTGCCGTCATGTATCTGGGTCGGGTCGTCGAGATCACCGACAAGCGCAGCCTGTTCAAGAATCCGCAGCATCCCTACACCGAAGCCCTGCTGGCGGCGGCGCCGCTGCCCAATCCGCGCCGGCGCGGCAAACGCACGATCCTGACGGGCGACGTCCCCAGCCCGATGAATCCACCCAGAGGATGCCATTTCAACACCCGCTGCCCCTATGCCGTAAAGCGCTGTTTCGAAGAGGAACCGCTGCTGCGGGAAGTCGCGCCCGGCCATCAGGCGGCCTGCCACCTGCGCTAG
- a CDS encoding ABC transporter ATP-binding protein, with product MANSSPSTLLSTSGDVNDATQNDEPVLEVDDLRTWFDTRDGVVKAVDGLSFSVKPGEILGVVGESGCGKSITSLSIMRLVPRPPGRFASGRILYKGRDLLTLSEREMRRVRGNDISMIFQDPMSSLNPVLSIGDQLTEAIMLHQHMPPKAALAHAEEMLKLVHIPEPHRRVQEYPHQLSGGMRQRVMIAMALSCNPSVLIADEPTTALDVTIQAQILALMEEIRDTLKTAIVLITHDLGVVAEMADRVLVMYAGRKVEEADVYTLFDRPLHPYTRGLMTSVPRIEAAEMDGGRHRLTEIPGIVPALSDLPAGCTFADRCPFVRDHCRETYPPLEQKKPGHLAACWESDRLPEWTL from the coding sequence ATGGCGAATTCTTCCCCGTCGACGCTGCTGTCGACGAGCGGCGACGTAAACGACGCGACGCAGAACGACGAACCGGTGCTGGAGGTCGACGACCTGCGAACCTGGTTCGACACCCGTGACGGCGTTGTAAAGGCTGTCGACGGGCTGAGTTTCTCCGTCAAACCCGGCGAGATCCTGGGTGTCGTCGGGGAGTCCGGCTGCGGCAAGTCGATCACGTCGCTGTCGATCATGCGCCTGGTGCCGAGGCCGCCCGGCCGGTTCGCCAGCGGCCGGATTCTGTACAAGGGCCGCGATCTGCTGACACTGTCCGAGCGGGAAATGCGCCGGGTGCGCGGCAACGACATCTCGATGATCTTCCAGGATCCGATGAGTTCGCTGAACCCGGTGCTGAGCATCGGCGATCAGCTTACCGAAGCCATCATGCTGCACCAGCACATGCCGCCGAAGGCCGCGCTCGCCCACGCCGAAGAGATGCTGAAGCTGGTGCACATCCCCGAGCCCCATCGGCGCGTTCAGGAATACCCGCACCAGCTTTCCGGCGGCATGCGCCAGCGCGTGATGATCGCCATGGCGCTGTCGTGCAATCCGTCGGTGCTGATCGCCGATGAACCGACCACGGCGCTGGACGTGACGATTCAGGCGCAGATCCTGGCGCTGATGGAGGAGATCCGCGACACGTTGAAGACGGCGATCGTCCTGATCACCCACGATCTGGGCGTGGTCGCGGAAATGGCCGACCGCGTGCTGGTCATGTATGCCGGCCGCAAGGTCGAGGAGGCGGATGTCTACACCCTGTTCGACCGTCCGCTGCATCCCTATACGCGCGGCCTGATGACATCGGTGCCGCGCATCGAGGCCGCGGAAATGGACGGCGGGCGGCATCGGCTGACTGAAATCCCCGGTATCGTGCCAGCGCTGTCGGATCTGCCGGCGGGCTGTACCTTTGCCGACCGCTGCCCCTTCGTCCGCGACCATTGCCGCGAAACCTATCCGCCACTGGAACAGAAGAAGCCGGGACATCTGGCCGCCTGCTGGGAAAGCGATCGCCTGCCGGAGTGGACGCTATGA
- a CDS encoding ABC transporter permease, translated as MSAETRDLTVSSRVAETFASMGDGLRRNPTMLFGLVVLFIMAFASFVGPYFGVADPLRQNAIDRLQGASASNWFGTDMYGRDLFSRVLHGGQISLVVGLSVAFLSTVLGLAIGLASGFNRHVDAVVMRLMDALMSIPAILLAIALVALWGSNVPNVILALTIPEVPRVVRLVRSVVLMLRDQLFVQAAVASGTPTWKILLRHILPNAVPPLIVQATYICAQAVIFEAYLSFVGAGTPPEIPSWGNIMAEGRMYFHSNFAIILFPGLFLAITVFAINTFGDGLRDSLDPRMARRV; from the coding sequence ATGAGCGCCGAGACAAGGGACCTGACGGTGTCCAGCCGGGTGGCCGAAACCTTCGCCTCCATGGGCGACGGCCTGCGCCGCAATCCGACCATGCTGTTCGGCCTGGTGGTGCTGTTCATCATGGCGTTCGCGTCGTTCGTCGGGCCGTATTTCGGCGTCGCGGATCCGCTGCGGCAGAACGCCATCGACCGGCTGCAGGGCGCCAGCGCCAGCAACTGGTTCGGCACCGATATGTATGGCCGCGATCTGTTCAGCCGGGTCCTTCACGGCGGCCAGATCTCGCTGGTGGTCGGGTTGAGCGTCGCGTTCCTGTCAACCGTGCTCGGCCTCGCCATCGGCCTTGCCAGCGGTTTCAACCGCCATGTCGACGCCGTCGTCATGCGGCTGATGGATGCGCTGATGTCGATCCCGGCGATCCTGCTGGCCATTGCGCTGGTGGCGCTGTGGGGCAGCAACGTGCCCAACGTCATCCTCGCGCTGACCATCCCCGAGGTGCCGAGGGTGGTGCGGCTGGTGCGCTCGGTCGTGCTGATGCTGCGCGATCAGCTGTTCGTTCAGGCCGCCGTCGCATCGGGAACGCCGACCTGGAAGATCCTGCTGCGGCACATCCTGCCCAACGCGGTGCCGCCGTTGATCGTCCAGGCCACGTATATCTGCGCGCAAGCGGTCATCTTCGAAGCTTATCTCAGCTTTGTCGGCGCCGGCACGCCGCCGGAGATCCCGAGCTGGGGCAACATCATGGCCGAAGGACGCATGTATTTTCATTCGAACTTCGCAATCATCCTGTTTCCGGGGCTGTTCCTCGCGATCACCGTCTTCGCCATCAATACCTTCGGCGACGGCCTGCGCGACAGCCTCGACCCCCGCATGGCGCGGCGCGTCTGA